Proteins encoded in a region of the Microbacterium neungamense genome:
- a CDS encoding ECF transporter S component gives MNASPSASASATTPRTYTWRVVDIVVASVLGVAIGLVFWVWNTIGYAWFTAADGLTPGLGGIAVGIWLLGGVVGGLVIRKPGAALLVELVAAIVSMLIGNVWGVSTVLSGLVQGLGAELVFAAFLYRRFGLPVAMLAGVGAAVAAWVFELFYGSSPNILKTAEFNAIYLGTLVVSGAVLAGVVGWLLVRALAGTGALGRFAAGRELRREV, from the coding sequence ATGAACGCATCCCCGTCCGCATCCGCGTCCGCGACCACGCCGCGCACGTACACCTGGCGCGTCGTCGACATCGTCGTGGCCAGCGTGCTCGGCGTCGCGATCGGCCTGGTGTTCTGGGTGTGGAACACGATCGGCTACGCCTGGTTCACGGCCGCCGACGGCCTGACCCCCGGCCTCGGCGGCATCGCCGTGGGCATCTGGCTGCTCGGCGGGGTCGTCGGCGGGCTGGTGATCCGCAAGCCCGGCGCCGCACTGCTGGTCGAGCTCGTCGCGGCGATCGTCTCCATGCTGATCGGCAACGTGTGGGGCGTCTCCACCGTGCTCTCCGGCCTCGTCCAGGGGCTCGGCGCGGAGCTGGTCTTCGCCGCGTTCCTCTACCGCCGCTTCGGCCTGCCGGTCGCGATGCTCGCGGGCGTGGGCGCCGCCGTGGCGGCCTGGGTGTTCGAGCTGTTCTACGGCAGCTCCCCGAACATCCTGAAGACCGCGGAGTTCAACGCCATCTACCTGGGCACCCTCGTCGTCTCCGGCGCCGTCCTCGCCGGCGTCGTCGGCTGGCTGCTCGTCCGCGCTCTCGCCGGCACCGGCGCTCTCGGCCGCTTCGCCGCCGGACGCGAACTGCGCCGCGAGGTCTGA
- a CDS encoding D-alanyl-D-alanine carboxypeptidase → MTADDRPPRPALRRDLRARAAETPTSAPEPSPAAASARSEPTPVAWADAERPPTALTWLDPSAVAETSPTPVFDAGASAGAGADLLSGARLRPDWLRPRVLVPLGVMLGVCAAYAGTTLLWPLHEVAPVVSPVALELPPAPPAVVTWPEAGSAAVAVEGLDTVASTAEPAEIASITKVASVMMVLDRLPLAPGEQGPEFSFDYGDSVEYWDYRRSDQSALDVPVDGTLTEYQMLQGILLGSANNYIDRLSDELWGSDRDFARAAETWLRAHGIDGVSLVTPSGFDERNVATPEGLIELAEVAMRHPVFAEIVGTRTAEIPGAGTVTNGNGMLEDPAVVGIKTGTLTWWNLLTAKDVEVDGTTVRLYAAVLGQPDDESRLAVTRQLLAEVEKSLAEQEATVPAGTVVGRVSTAWGEAVEIVTDADAEVVLWNGATPTAATAFELGDRTADGAEVGRLTVEGPLNEASTSVSLDAELEGPSIWWRLTHPLELFGLDQG, encoded by the coding sequence GTGACCGCCGACGACCGCCCTCCGCGACCTGCGCTGCGCCGCGATCTGCGCGCGCGTGCGGCGGAGACGCCGACGTCGGCCCCCGAGCCCTCTCCCGCTGCGGCATCCGCTCGCTCCGAGCCGACCCCGGTGGCGTGGGCGGATGCCGAGCGCCCGCCGACCGCACTGACCTGGCTCGACCCGAGTGCGGTGGCCGAGACGTCTCCGACGCCGGTGTTCGACGCGGGGGCATCTGCGGGCGCAGGCGCGGACCTGCTCAGTGGTGCCCGGCTGCGGCCGGACTGGCTGCGGCCCCGCGTGCTGGTCCCGCTCGGCGTGATGCTGGGGGTGTGTGCAGCCTACGCCGGCACGACCCTGCTCTGGCCGTTGCACGAGGTGGCGCCGGTCGTGTCGCCGGTGGCGCTCGAACTGCCGCCGGCACCGCCGGCCGTCGTGACCTGGCCCGAAGCCGGCAGCGCCGCGGTGGCGGTCGAGGGGCTGGACACCGTCGCCTCCACGGCGGAGCCAGCCGAGATCGCGAGCATCACGAAGGTCGCCTCCGTGATGATGGTGCTCGATCGCCTGCCGCTCGCCCCGGGTGAGCAGGGTCCGGAGTTCTCCTTCGACTACGGCGACTCCGTCGAGTACTGGGACTACCGCCGGTCCGATCAGTCGGCCCTGGACGTGCCGGTGGACGGCACGCTCACCGAGTACCAGATGCTGCAGGGCATCCTGCTGGGCTCCGCGAACAACTACATCGACCGGCTGTCGGACGAGCTGTGGGGGTCGGACCGCGACTTCGCCCGCGCGGCCGAGACCTGGCTGCGAGCGCACGGCATCGACGGCGTCTCGCTGGTCACCCCGTCCGGATTCGACGAGCGCAACGTGGCGACGCCGGAGGGCCTGATCGAACTCGCCGAGGTGGCGATGCGCCACCCGGTGTTCGCCGAGATCGTCGGCACCAGGACCGCCGAGATCCCCGGCGCCGGCACCGTGACGAACGGCAACGGCATGCTCGAGGACCCGGCCGTCGTCGGCATCAAGACTGGCACGCTCACCTGGTGGAACCTGCTCACCGCGAAAGACGTCGAGGTCGACGGCACCACGGTGCGGCTGTACGCCGCCGTGCTCGGGCAGCCCGACGACGAGTCCCGGCTCGCGGTCACCCGGCAGCTGCTCGCCGAGGTCGAGAAGAGCCTCGCCGAGCAGGAGGCGACGGTGCCTGCCGGCACCGTGGTCGGGCGGGTCTCGACCGCGTGGGGCGAGGCCGTCGAGATCGTGACGGATGCCGACGCCGAGGTCGTGCTCTGGAACGGTGCGACGCCGACCGCCGCCACGGCCTTCGAGCTCGGTGACCGGACAGCCGACGGCGCCGAGGTCGGCCGTCTCACCGTGGAAGGGCCGCTGAACGAGGCGTCGACGAGCGTGTCGCTGGATGCGGAGCTCGAGGGCCCCAGCATCTGGTGGCGGCTGACGCACCCCCTCGAGCTGTTCGGTCTCGACCAGGGCTGA
- a CDS encoding ABC transporter ATP-binding protein, which translates to MNTELTPQEQYEAELAEKARLDGGGWDSVAPGKADNFGKSFARMIGLLKPSAVWFVLVSILGAIGVVLAVAAPKVLGEATNIVYEGFVSHVLGTGFGDFPGFPQGMSQEDVVAALRQAGQDDFANMVAAMQNFSVGTGVDFERLRWIIVAVLAIYVVSALLSWIQGYVINVIMVRTMWRLREQVEAKINRLPLSYFDKVQRGELISRVTNDIDNITQTMQQSLSGALTSALTVIGVLVMMFSISWQLALVALVALPLMGVIFGIIGPRSQKAFGTQWRKVGRLNARVEEAFSGHALVKVFGREKDALERFQVENEELFQASFKAQFLSGIIMPAMMFVGSLTYVGIAVLGGLMVAGGNLRLGDVQAFIQYSQQFTQPLSELGGMAAVVQSGTASAERVFELLDQEEQEPDAEDAPTVADGEGVIEFQNVAFSYSPDRPLIRDLSFRVEPGQTVAIVGPTGAGKTTLVNLIMRFYELDSGRILLDGQDISEMSRDDLRSRTGMVLQDPWLFAGTIRDNIRYGKESATDEELMAAAKATYVDRFVHSLPDGYDTVLDEDASNVSAGERQLITIARAFLARPSILILDEATSAVDTRTELLLQHAMAALRQGRTSFVIAHRLSTIRDADLILVMEHGDIVEKGTHDELIARQGAYWRLYQSQFEQAATDLDAEEALTGSDPVVVTGDAEEAELDSERA; encoded by the coding sequence ATGAACACCGAACTGACTCCGCAGGAGCAGTACGAGGCGGAGCTCGCCGAGAAGGCGCGCCTGGACGGCGGCGGCTGGGACAGCGTCGCACCGGGCAAGGCCGACAACTTCGGCAAGAGCTTCGCCCGGATGATCGGGCTGCTCAAGCCCTCGGCCGTCTGGTTCGTGCTGGTGTCGATCCTCGGCGCCATCGGCGTCGTGCTCGCGGTCGCCGCGCCCAAGGTGCTCGGCGAGGCGACGAACATCGTCTACGAGGGGTTCGTCTCGCACGTCCTCGGCACCGGCTTCGGCGACTTCCCCGGCTTCCCGCAGGGGATGAGCCAGGAGGACGTGGTCGCCGCGCTGCGCCAGGCGGGTCAGGACGACTTCGCCAACATGGTCGCGGCGATGCAGAACTTCTCGGTCGGCACCGGTGTCGACTTCGAGCGGCTGCGGTGGATCATCGTCGCCGTGCTGGCGATCTACGTCGTCTCGGCGCTGCTGAGCTGGATCCAGGGCTACGTGATCAACGTCATCATGGTGCGCACCATGTGGCGCCTGCGTGAGCAGGTCGAGGCGAAGATCAACCGCCTGCCGCTGTCCTACTTCGACAAGGTGCAGCGGGGCGAGCTGATCTCGCGGGTCACGAACGACATCGACAACATCACGCAGACGATGCAGCAGTCGCTGTCGGGAGCGCTGACCTCGGCGCTCACCGTGATCGGCGTGCTGGTGATGATGTTCTCGATCTCCTGGCAGCTGGCGCTGGTCGCCCTGGTGGCACTGCCGCTGATGGGCGTGATCTTCGGCATCATCGGCCCGCGGTCGCAGAAGGCCTTCGGCACCCAGTGGCGCAAGGTCGGACGCCTCAACGCCCGCGTGGAGGAAGCGTTCTCCGGTCACGCCCTGGTGAAGGTGTTCGGTCGCGAGAAGGACGCGCTGGAGAGGTTCCAGGTGGAGAACGAGGAGCTGTTCCAGGCCAGCTTCAAGGCGCAGTTCCTGTCCGGCATCATCATGCCGGCGATGATGTTCGTCGGCAGCCTGACCTACGTCGGCATCGCGGTGCTCGGCGGCCTCATGGTCGCCGGCGGCAACCTGCGGCTCGGCGATGTGCAGGCGTTCATCCAGTACTCGCAGCAGTTCACCCAGCCGCTCAGCGAGCTGGGCGGCATGGCCGCGGTCGTGCAGTCGGGCACCGCCTCGGCGGAGCGCGTGTTCGAGCTGCTCGACCAGGAGGAGCAGGAGCCGGATGCCGAGGACGCGCCCACCGTGGCCGACGGCGAGGGCGTCATCGAGTTCCAGAACGTGGCGTTCTCGTACTCGCCCGACCGCCCGCTGATCCGGGACCTGTCGTTCCGGGTGGAGCCGGGGCAGACCGTCGCGATCGTCGGGCCGACGGGCGCGGGCAAGACCACGCTGGTGAACCTCATCATGCGGTTCTACGAACTGGACTCCGGCCGCATCCTGCTGGACGGACAGGACATCTCCGAGATGAGCCGCGACGATCTGCGCTCGCGCACCGGCATGGTGCTGCAGGACCCGTGGCTGTTCGCCGGGACGATCCGCGACAACATCCGCTACGGCAAGGAGAGCGCGACCGACGAGGAGCTGATGGCCGCGGCCAAGGCGACCTACGTCGACCGGTTCGTGCACTCGCTGCCGGACGGGTACGACACCGTGCTGGACGAGGACGCGTCGAACGTGTCGGCGGGTGAGCGTCAGCTCATCACCATCGCCCGCGCGTTCCTCGCCCGCCCGTCGATCCTCATCCTGGACGAGGCGACCAGCGCCGTCGACACGCGCACCGAGCTGCTGCTGCAGCACGCCATGGCGGCGCTGCGACAGGGCCGCACCTCGTTCGTCATCGCGCACCGCCTGTCCACGATCCGCGACGCCGACCTCATCCTGGTGATGGAGCACGGCGACATCGTCGAGAAGGGCACCCACGACGAGCTGATCGCCCGGCAGGGCGCCTACTGGCGCCTGTACCAGTCGCAGTTCGAGCAGGCCGCGACCGATCTGGACGCCGAGGAGGCGTTGACCGGTTCCGACCCGGTCGTCGTCACCGGCGACGCGGAGGAGGCCGAGCTCGACTCCGAGCGCGCCTGA
- a CDS encoding ABC transporter ATP-binding protein has product MLGKLLVRYLSKYRWLLLGVLVFQFASAMASLYLPRLNADIIDNGVARADTGYIWSHGLLMLAISLGQIIASVIATFFAARAAMAAGRDIRADVFQRVSGFSEREVSQFGAGSLITRNTNDVQQVQMLAMMGATMFVTAPLLAIGGIIMAVQTNVGLSWLIAVSVPALLIVAGIIIGRMVPLFRSYQGKLDAVNRIMREQLTGVRVVRAFVRERIEEERFRGANTDIMIVGRNVGSLFVLLFPLFMLILNVTVVAVIWFGGIEVDAGSVEVGTLFAFMQYIGQIMMGVIMSSFMAMMIPRAAVSAERVGEVLDSESSMVRPVDGVEEFPAPGSVAFTDVEFTYPGAEAPVLSGITFRAEPGETVAIIGSTGSGKTTLVSLIPRLFDVTGGSVAVGGVDVRRADVDALWRSIGLVPQRPFLFTGTVASNLRYGREEATDEELWKALEIAQARDFVEAMPDGLNSRIAQGGTNVSGGQRQRLAIARAIVHRPQILVFDDSFSALDLTTDARLRQALWRELPEVTKIVVAQRVSTITDADRIVVLEDGTMVGSGTHDELLASSTTYREIVESQLGVDA; this is encoded by the coding sequence GTGCTGGGAAAACTCCTCGTCCGATATCTCTCGAAATACCGATGGCTGCTGCTCGGCGTCCTGGTGTTCCAGTTCGCCAGCGCGATGGCCTCGCTGTACCTGCCCCGGCTGAACGCCGACATCATCGACAACGGCGTGGCGCGCGCCGACACCGGCTACATCTGGTCGCACGGCCTGCTGATGCTCGCCATCTCGCTCGGCCAGATCATCGCCTCGGTGATCGCGACCTTCTTCGCGGCCCGGGCGGCGATGGCCGCCGGCCGTGACATCCGCGCGGACGTGTTCCAGCGCGTCAGCGGATTCTCCGAGCGAGAGGTGTCGCAGTTCGGCGCCGGCTCGCTGATCACCCGCAACACGAACGACGTGCAGCAGGTGCAGATGCTCGCGATGATGGGCGCGACGATGTTCGTCACGGCCCCGCTCCTCGCGATCGGCGGCATCATCATGGCGGTGCAGACGAACGTCGGCCTGAGCTGGCTGATCGCCGTCTCGGTGCCCGCGCTGCTCATCGTCGCCGGCATCATCATCGGCCGCATGGTGCCGCTCTTCCGCAGCTACCAGGGCAAGCTCGACGCGGTCAACCGCATCATGCGCGAGCAGCTCACCGGCGTGCGGGTCGTCCGCGCCTTCGTGCGCGAGCGCATCGAGGAGGAGCGGTTCCGCGGGGCGAACACCGACATCATGATCGTCGGGCGCAACGTCGGCTCGTTGTTCGTGCTGCTGTTCCCGCTGTTCATGCTGATCCTGAACGTCACGGTCGTCGCGGTGATCTGGTTCGGCGGCATCGAGGTCGACGCCGGCAGCGTCGAGGTCGGCACCCTGTTCGCCTTCATGCAGTACATCGGCCAGATCATGATGGGCGTCATCATGTCCAGCTTCATGGCCATGATGATCCCGCGCGCGGCGGTGTCCGCGGAGCGCGTGGGCGAGGTCCTCGACTCCGAGTCGAGCATGGTGCGCCCGGTCGACGGCGTGGAGGAGTTCCCCGCGCCGGGGAGCGTCGCCTTCACCGACGTCGAGTTCACCTACCCGGGTGCCGAGGCGCCGGTGCTGTCGGGCATCACCTTCCGCGCCGAACCGGGCGAGACCGTGGCGATCATCGGCTCGACCGGCTCGGGCAAGACCACGCTGGTGTCGCTCATCCCGCGCCTGTTCGACGTCACCGGCGGTTCGGTGGCGGTCGGCGGCGTGGACGTGCGCCGGGCCGACGTCGACGCCCTGTGGCGGAGCATCGGCCTCGTGCCGCAGCGCCCCTTCCTGTTCACCGGCACCGTGGCATCCAACCTCCGCTACGGCCGCGAGGAGGCCACCGACGAGGAGCTGTGGAAGGCGCTCGAGATCGCGCAGGCCCGCGACTTCGTCGAGGCGATGCCGGACGGCCTGAACTCGCGGATCGCGCAGGGCGGCACGAACGTCTCCGGCGGGCAGCGTCAGCGGCTCGCGATCGCGCGTGCGATCGTGCACCGGCCGCAGATCCTCGTCTTCGACGACTCCTTCTCGGCTCTCGACCTCACGACGGATGCCCGGCTGCGCCAGGCCCTCTGGCGTGAGCTGCCCGAGGTCACCAAGATCGTCGTGGCGCAGCGCGTGTCGACGATCACGGATGCCGATCGCATCGTCGTCCTGGAGGACGGCACCATGGTCGGCTCCGGAACCCACGACGAACTGCTCGCGTCGAGCACGACCTACCGCGAGATCGTCGAATCGCAGCTGGGGGTGGACGCATGA